CGCAACGGTGTGGAGGTTGCCACTGTGTCACCACCATGAGATCGAGAAGTCCAAGAGATTTTAAACGTGGATAAAACTTATGTAGTGGTCCTGTGAAAGCAGCAATTGAAGTTCCCACTCCCTCTACTTGATTAGATGTCACCCATACCTTTGTCTGCAACATCCAGTCACCTTGTGATTTCCAATCTGCAATTTTCTTCCACACAACTTCACGTGGTGCATCAATGGTCAGGCTAATCGAAAGCGTGTTACTCGACATTTTCACTTTTTACCGTAAGCAATAGCAACAGCTTCTTCAACTGTT
The genomic region above belongs to Candidatus Planktophila dulcis and contains:
- a CDS encoding SRPBCC family protein; protein product: MSSNTLSISLTIDAPREVVWKKIADWKSQGDWMLQTKVWVTSNQVEGVGTSIAAFTGPLHKFYPRLKSLGLLDLMVVTQWQPPHRCDVDHVGKVLKGSGSFQLSEINGSSTRFDWSETIVAPKAIFLLAAPFLYVGVRISLARFARSFT